A single region of the Marinobacter salinisoli genome encodes:
- a CDS encoding DUF4377 domain-containing protein, translated as MKTEKWLIAPHRITSEGEGLMDFLLVKRFPGADWERMPDEIRGYQHEEGVEAEIEVEVSRLPDPPADGSSLQFTCTRVVRRGSS; from the coding sequence ATGAAAACCGAAAAATGGCTGATCGCCCCCCATCGCATTACCTCGGAGGGCGAAGGTTTGATGGATTTCTTGCTCGTCAAACGGTTTCCGGGCGCGGATTGGGAAAGAATGCCCGATGAAATCCGGGGCTACCAACACGAAGAGGGCGTTGAAGCTGAAATTGAGGTTGAGGTTTCACGCCTGCCTGACCCTCCTGCGGACGGGTCGAGTCTGCAATTCACCTGCACCCGGGTCGTCAGGAGAGGATCCAGCTGA
- the legP gene encoding Dot/Icm T4SS effector Zinc-dependent metalloprotease LegP, whose product MNNQNDPLLLDSDDVRSGFISGQTFEAKPINYSIVEEKDPDTGAPMRLAVFEGCIVLGTEDEMAAMTAEVRNQADAAAEGDESIQHGVGITGRRYRWPGGIVPYEIHTNLPNQARVTQAIAHWQQRTKIRFVRRTSSHASRYPNYIRFMPASGCWSMVGMRGGRQDIGLAGGCGLGATIHEIGHAVGLWHEQSREDRNRFIRINFQNIIPGREHNFNQHITDGDDYGGYDYGSIMHYGRTAFSRNGQPTIEPLRQGVTIGQRNGLSAGDVAAVRAMYPNLEPSRTWLGVQFRGTVPGGQTRSWFSHSWPAHWHVDWTVVPTSPPRDAGAQIEWKVRVTRQSDSVGNYGALNKYFIQVRNLVNYPVGIEARYHVLGWLR is encoded by the coding sequence ATGAATAACCAAAACGACCCTCTGTTATTAGACTCTGATGACGTTCGGAGTGGCTTTATTTCCGGCCAGACGTTTGAAGCAAAACCGATTAACTATTCCATAGTGGAAGAGAAGGACCCTGACACCGGAGCGCCAATGCGCCTGGCGGTGTTTGAGGGCTGCATCGTGCTTGGAACAGAAGACGAAATGGCGGCCATGACCGCAGAAGTCCGAAATCAGGCAGACGCCGCGGCGGAGGGCGATGAGTCCATACAACACGGGGTTGGGATTACCGGCAGGCGCTATCGTTGGCCAGGCGGCATTGTTCCCTACGAAATTCACACGAACCTACCGAACCAGGCGCGGGTCACGCAAGCGATCGCGCACTGGCAACAGCGAACCAAGATCAGGTTCGTCCGGCGGACGTCGTCGCATGCATCGCGCTACCCGAACTACATTCGCTTTATGCCGGCATCCGGTTGCTGGTCAATGGTTGGTATGCGCGGCGGGCGCCAGGATATTGGTCTGGCGGGGGGCTGTGGTCTCGGTGCGACGATACATGAGATCGGTCACGCGGTTGGTCTTTGGCACGAGCAGAGCCGGGAAGATCGCAATCGCTTTATCAGGATCAACTTTCAGAACATTATCCCCGGCCGCGAGCACAACTTTAATCAGCATATTACGGATGGCGATGATTACGGCGGGTACGATTACGGCTCGATTATGCATTACGGACGGACAGCATTCTCGCGCAACGGCCAGCCGACCATCGAGCCGCTTCGGCAGGGAGTGACTATTGGTCAGCGTAACGGGCTCAGCGCCGGCGACGTTGCTGCAGTGCGGGCGATGTATCCCAACCTTGAACCGAGCCGGACCTGGTTAGGTGTCCAGTTCCGGGGAACGGTGCCCGGTGGTCAGACCCGTTCCTGGTTCTCACATAGCTGGCCTGCCCATTGGCATGTTGACTGGACGGTGGTCCCTACCAGCCCGCCCCGTGATGCGGGCGCCCAGATTGAGTGGAAGGTTCGCGTCACTCGCCAAAGTGATTCCGTGGGGAATTACGGTGCACTCAATAAATATTTCATCCAGGTCCGTAATCTGGTGAATTATCCGGTTGGCATTGAAGCCCGTTATCACGTGCTGGGGTGGTTAAGATGA